One Urocitellus parryii isolate mUroPar1 chromosome 9, mUroPar1.hap1, whole genome shotgun sequence DNA segment encodes these proteins:
- the LOC113190880 gene encoding olfactory receptor 2B8-like, translated as MERANHSSFAGFTLLGFSSRPQLEAVLFLVILVFYFLSLLGNSTIMLLSLMDPRLHTPMYFFLSNLSFMDLCLTTCTVPQTLVNFRGRDKTISYGGCVAQLFIALGLGGVECVLLSVMAYDRYAAVCRPLHYMAVMHPQLCLRLVVTAWLTGFGNSVVQTAMTMTLPLCGKNQLDHFFCEVPVMLKLACTDTSINEAELFAVSVFFLVVPLSLILVSYGHIAHTVLRMKSAQGRRKAFGTCGSHLLVVIIFFGTLISMYLQPPSSYSQDVNKSIALFYTLVTPVLNPLIYTLRNKEVKGALRRLVRRTVDSRES; from the coding sequence ATGGAGAGAGCCAACCATAGCTCCTTCGCGGGCTTCACTCTCCTGGGCTTCTCCAGCAGGCCCCAGCTGGAGGCTGTGCTCTTCCTGGTCATCCTGGTCTTCTATTTCCTGAGTCTGCTAGGCAACAGCACAATCATGCTTCTGTCCCTCATGGATCCTcgcctccacacccccatgtacttcttcctctccaatctCTCCTTTATGGATCTCTGCTTGACCACCTGCACTGTCCCTCAGACGCTGGTCAACTTCAGGGGCAGGGACAAGACCATCAGCTACGGTGGCTGCGTTGCCCAGCTGTTCATTGCCCTGGGCCTTGGGGGAGTGGAGTGCGTGCTCCTGTCTgtcatggcctatgaccgctatgcaGCTGTCTGCCGCCCACTGCACTACATGGCTGTCATGCACCCCCAGTTGTGCTTGCGGCTCGTGGTGACTGCCTGGCTGACGGGGTTTGGCAACTCCGTGGTGCAGACGGCGATGACCATGACACTGCCCCTCTGTGGTAAGAACCAGCTGGACCATTTCTTCTGCGAAGTCCCAGTGATGCTGAAACTGGCCTGCACTGACACCTCCATCAACGAGGCTGAGCTCTTTGCAGTCAGTGTCTTCTTCTTGGTGGTGCCCCTGTCTCTCATCCTGGTGTCCTATGGCCACATTGCTCACACAGTCCTGAGGATGAAGTCCGCTCAGGGTAGGCGGAAGGCCTTTGGGACCTGTGGCTCGCACCTTCTGGTGGTGATCATTTTCTTTGGTACTCTCATTTCCATGTACCTCCAGCCACCCTCTAGTTACTCACAGGATGTGAACAAAAGCATAGCTCTCTTCTATACTCTGGTGACTCCTGTGCTGAACCCCCTCATCTACACTCTGAGGAACAAGGAAGTCAAGGGCGCACTGAGGAGACTGGTGAGGAGAACCGTTGACTCGAGAGAGAGTTAG